In Cataglyphis hispanica isolate Lineage 1 chromosome 19, ULB_Chis1_1.0, whole genome shotgun sequence, the genomic window AAGTCTGAATCAGTGAGTGGCTACAATGATACCGAGTCGGAGTCCTCCGACAGCGAGACTGGCCGAGCAATTCGACAACCAAAGAAGCTGAAGGTCACTGGCCTTCACTGACGATGATAGCCTTTCATTGACGATTTCATTGATGATACACTTGTACTTTCCCTTCTCTCGATATATTACTTTTGTATGCtgatcgtctctctctctctctctcgttggTTGATAAACATTTCATTGTATATTAAACTGTGTTGTGCACGTAGATAGATACATAAGTGATTTAGATTATATCTTGTTATGTACGTGATATAGGCGATTGCGAAGAACGACGAATATCAATATGTCCAACAAAGACTTATAATCAATCGTACAAGTTGTAGGTATGACAattctacattttaattaGTCTGAAGAATGTAAATGCAGAtttcatttgatttttcacTTTCTATTTTTACCGCGCGAGATACGATGATGATAAATCAAGATAATAGTATCTGCAATATGTTTGTGTTtgcaatttaatgtatatacaaatatttattaagcaacaatattatatatcaataaatattaatacaaataagtctgtcgatagtatatataatcgatcgCATTTTCTATTATTGCAATCAATTCTGTCTCCCCACCTCAAAAATctgatatatctataaatattatcgatacagattaattacataatcatTTTACTTGATTTATCGCTAATGACAGCCAGATGTTTTTATGCTACagtactatattaatatactataataattttgaaaagatattaaggattcttttaaaaattatttatacttttgaatAGCAGTACTATGCTTCCTTACAGTCATtgcaatgtatttttctttctctttttttattgcttattcTTTTTACAACTATCTTACATTTTTACTCAAACTTCTTTCAACCATCTCCAGAAAATGGAGACTGCATTTGTCGACATTAGATTGAGCAATCCAGgaatctattatattctaatgtttattatttgaaagtgTGCAGAACGTTTGTTGTGTTTATtgtattagattaattaataccgATTATTTGAAGAACGATTTATAAAAAGCATCGATTAAATTGAAAGGATAaactgtgtaaaaaaaaaacagactgATATtgcaatgaatttttttatattgaattacaacatttttgaatttattaaacttatcaAAACTTATGAGCGCGTGTTACTATTAGTATAAAATACCAAAAGTAAAATTTCGAATTACACAATTGTCAGGATGTAATTTATAACCGCGTTTATTGCGCACAGTCGTTGCGGGAAATCTTAATGtgacgagagagagataaaagattgaagtatcattaaatttatttacgtacGAGTTATTTTACAAACAGGAAATGACACGCGATCCTAAAATCCTGTTCTTCTTAAAGATTTGACTAAGATGAAAAGTAGATGCGCAGTGTATGTGGATCGCAAGGAAATCCTAGATGCGACCAGCAAACTTGCCCTCTTCGATTTGTTCATCCCATTTCTCTACCCAGGCGTGTGGACACATCGATTTGTAAACTCTCTTAAAATACTGGCAGGGCTCATATTCCTCACTGTGCTTCTTCTTGCATCGATGGAAGTCTACGTAGCTCTGGTAACAGTATCTACAGATCATTACATTCAATTACAGATActattttgattgataactatGAGGCAAAATAGtttatctattttctctctctctatatatataagtttttctaCACATATTTTTGGCACTATAtctctgataaaaatataactgaggaaaatataaatgcacagTAAaattcacatacatataatggaTGAGCCATTTTAatgcgataaa contains:
- the LOC126856583 gene encoding cytochrome c oxidase subunit 6B2-like isoform X2 codes for the protein MTKFPEITEETLQTAPFDPRFPNQNQSRYCYQSYVDFHRCKKKHSEEYEPCQYFKRVYKSMCPHAWVEKWDEQIEEGKFAGRI